Proteins from a genomic interval of Scomber scombrus chromosome 11, fScoSco1.1, whole genome shotgun sequence:
- the LOC133990145 gene encoding cytolytic toxin-alpha-like, with the protein MAADDKQTMEVAALGRPFSLGMLYDCRNDSLIPGMTFWDHDDLKNDIQEKPQCNNNFDIVASESIADKSSALNVEASLKASFLGGLVEVGGSAKYLKDSKTSKNQARVTLNYQATTKMQQLSMNQLGKVKHQNVFNKGIATHVVTAILYGAQAFFVFDREVSDEESHQDIQGNLKVMIKKIPLIKIEGEGSLQMENNDIEKVKKFSCKFHGDFLLKKTPTTFQDAVQVYQSLPQLLGTNGENAVPMKVWLMPLATLDSKAAQLVRQISLGLVQECQSVLEDFTELEMRCNDAIRTTTAQQFPQIGKKLKTFKEVFSEFKLEFQQKLAKILPLIRGGGEEEAVLAEILKKRHSSPFNNTSLNKWMDCKEREILTLQSFTDNMENTQIVPSQSHLYKETLSAELAVCFVFTSLGSAEPYLSALSNYLEEKPKPDDPEDPRCHDIEKEQWYASKEVSDAMRHKAKLFSDFAEANKENKNIQFLTVGLTNETQKGSTIYLHKDGFTVSENFEPPSKPETVTAGDVTHNSVTLKFSPPRFGAENITSYSVEYCVSGEDGCKQTTAAKAEEVTVSGLTPNTEYMFRCRAVTSVGVGPANSECCGKADGKVDRQKVAVINTPDLTDTKNNEDKTEEDILAQCIAYASPGPHIVLIVIKLDRFTEEDKQTLQKIQEIFGKEVDKYCMVLFTGGDLLKEKPIEEFLKDNKDLQELLTKCDGQYHAFNNNLEDRSQVSELLKKIRNTTENNGKNHYTNEMFQETDRVIHKEKQRILRERRTNAQQEELVTKE; encoded by the exons ATGGCTGCTGACGACAAGCAGACGATGGAGGTGGCGGCGCTCGGCCGGCCTTTCAGCCTCGGGATGCTGTATGACTGCCGTAATGACTCACTCATCCCTG GCATGACATTTTGGGACCATGATGATTTGAAAAATGATATACAAGAAAAACCTCAGTGCAATAACAATTTTGACATAGTTGCATCTGAATCAATTGCAGATAAATCTTCAGCATTAAACGTTGAAGCATCCCTGAAGGCAAGTTTCTTAGGTGGACTAGTAGAGGTTGGAGGATCTGCCAAATACCTGAAAGATAGTAAAACATCCAAAAATCAGGCCAGAGTAACACTGAACTACCAAGCAACCACAAAGATGCAGCAACTGTCAATGAATCAACTTGGAAAAGTCAAAcatcaaaatgtctttaataaAGGAATAGCAACACATGTAGTCACAGCTATCCTTTATGGGGCACAAGCCTTCTTTGTCTTTGACCGTGAGGTTTCTGATGAAGAAAGTCATCAAGACATTCAGGGAAACTTGAAGGTGATGATCAAGAAAATCCCTCTCATCAAAATAGAGGGGGAAGGGTCCCTCCAAATGGAGAACAATGATATTGAAAAGGTGAAGAAGTTCTCCTGCAAATTCCATGGAGACTTTTTGCTGAAGAAAACTCCAACAACCTTTCAGGATGCTGTACAAGTCTACCAAAGCCTGCCACAACTGCTGGGAACCAATGGAGAAAATGCTGTACCAATGAAGGTCTGGCTGATGCCACTTGCGACTTTAGATTCTAAAGCTGCACAACTCGTCCGTCAGATAAGTTTAGGATTAGTGCAGGAATGCCAGAGTGTCCTGGAGGACTTCACTGAGCTGGAAATGAGATGCAATGATGCAATAAGAACCACCACTGCACAGCAGTTCCCACAGATTGgtaaaaaacttaaaacttttAAAGAAGTTTTTTCTGAGTTCAAACTGGAATTCCAACAAAAGTTGGCAAAGATACTTCCATTAATccggggaggaggggaagaggaggctGTGCTGGCAGAGATCCTGAAGAAGAGACATTCTTCTCCTTTCAACAACACAAGCCTGAACAAGTGGATGGActgtaaagagagagaaatcttAACTTTACAGTCTTTCACCGACAACATGGAAAACACCCAGATTGTCCCATCTCAGAGTCATCTGTACAAAGAGACTCTGAGTGCAGAacttgctgtgtgttttgttttcacctCACTGGGAAGTGCTGAACCGTACCTCTCAGCTTTATCAAACTACTTAGAAGAAAAACCCAAACCAGACGACCCTGAAGATCCACGTTGTCATGACATAGAGAAGGAACAATGGTACGCCTCTAAAGAAGTATCAGATGCAATGAGACACAAAGCAAAGCTGTTCAGTGATTTTGCAGAGGCCAACAAAGAGAATAAGAACATACAGTTCCTGACAGTGGGTTTAACAAATGAGACACAGAAAGGTTCAACCATCTACCTTCATAAAGACGGCTTTACTGTCAGTGAGAACTTTGAGCCGCCTTCAAAGCCtgaaacagtgacagcaggtgATGTAACCCACAACAGTGTGACACTGAAGTTCTCTCCACCAAGATTTGGAGCAGAGAACATCACCTCCTACAGTGTAGAGTACTGTGTCAGTGGAGAGGatggatgtaaacaaacaacagcagcaaaagcTGAAGAAGTCACAGTGAGCGGTCTAACTCCTAACACAGAGTATATGTTTAGATGCAGAGCAGTGACCTCAGTAGGTGTTGGACCAGCAAACTCAG AATGCTGTGGAAAGGCTGATGGTAAGGTGGACAGACAAAAGGTTGCTGTTATCAACACTCCAGACTTGACTGACACCAAAAACAATGAAGATAAAACAGAGGAAGATATTCTTGCCCAGTGCATTGCTTATGCTTCTCCTGGACCTCATATTGTCCTGATTGTCATCAAACTGGACAGATTCACAGAGGAAGACAAGCAGACGCTGCAGAAGATTCAGGAAATCTTTGGTAAGGAAGTCGACAAATACTGCATGGTTCTCTTTACTGGTGGTGATCTGCTCAAAGAGAAACCTATCGAGGAGTTCTTGAAGGACAACAAAGATCTGCAAGAACTTTTGACCAAATGTGACGGTCAGTATCACGCCTTCAATAATAACCTGGAGGATCGTTCTCAGGTCAGCGAGCTGCTCAAGAAGATCAGAAATACAACAGAGAATAATGGAAAAAATCATTACACCAATGAAATGTTccaggagacagacagagtgatTCACAAGGAGAAACAACGAATCCtaagagaaagaagaacaaatgCGCAGCAGGAGGAACTGGtgacaaaagaataa